A single region of the Aquarana catesbeiana isolate 2022-GZ linkage group LG07, ASM4218655v1, whole genome shotgun sequence genome encodes:
- the LOC141102484 gene encoding galectin-1-like has translation MADKVAVFYNFSLKPGHCVEVEGFIPKDCKRFSINLGTDEKNLVIHFDPRFDYGSAKRVISVNSVKDGVLGKEQRESIFPFQDGSDTKVCFQFEEDKIIVQLPAGNHFSFPVRFPIEEISYLNMRTLQPKSITLK, from the exons ATGGCAGATAAA GTGGCTGTCTTCTATAACTTCAGCCTCAAACCCGGTCACTGTGTGGAGGTGGAGGGCTTCATTCCGAAGGACTGCAAAAG GTTTTCCATAAACTTGGGAACAGATGAAAAGAATTTAGTGATACACTTTGACCCTCGATTTGACTACGGATCAGCAAAGCGCGTCATATCCGTGAACTCGGTGAAGGACGGCGTCTTAGGAAAGGAGCAGAGGGAATCGATCTTCCCATTCCAGGACGGGTCAGACACCAAG GTTTGCTTCCAATTTGAGGAAGACAAGATCATCGTACAATTACCTGCTGGCAACCATTTCtcatttccagtccgctttcccatAGAGGAGATCTCCTACTTGAATATGAGAACCCTCCAGCCAAAGTCCATCACACTAAAATGA